DNA sequence from the Hoylesella buccalis ATCC 35310 genome:
GTCACCATGAAAGAATTGGGAGAACAATTGATTGATATCCATTCGCAACATCAAAACCTTTTGCTCAACCAAGAAGACTTTCAACTACAAGTTGTCGACATCATTACGCAGGACAGCAAGAGTTTGGCCCAATATCAGGCATGTTATCAAGAATACAAGAAGGCTGCTGAACAGTTGGAAGAATTGAAAGCTGACATTGCAAAAAGTCAAGAAAACGAAGAGTTCTTACGCTTTCAGTATGGTGAACTCGCACAAGCACAACTTGTTGAGGGTGAACAGGAAGCCATCGAACAGGAACTCGCCACGCTCGAACATGCAGAAGAAATTAAGACAGCCCTATATCAGTCAGAACAGTTGTTGTCTGCAGAATCGGTTGGCGTCATCGAGGCTTTGAGAACAATTACTCAACAACTGGATGGCATCAAGGAAGTTTACTCCCCCATTGAAGAGGTTGCACAAAGAACAGAAAGCTGTTATATCGAACTAAAAGATATAGAGAACGAGATTCAGAACAAAACAGAAAACATAGAATTCGATCCCCAACAGCTGGCAAAACTTCAAGAGCGAATTGATTTAATCAATGCATTGGAGCACAAATTCCATGTGGAAACCATTACCGAATTACTCACTCAACAAAAGTTAATAAAAAAACAACTGGAGCATATCGACCATAGTGACGAAGAACTACAAAAACTACAAGCACATGTTGACCAGCTGCTCAAAGACTGTACGAAGAAAGCCAATCAACTAACAACAATAAGACAAAAGGCCGCCAAAACTATTGAAAAGGAAATGTCAAGTCGCTTGGTACCTCTTGGCATCCCTAACATCCGCTTCAAAGTTGAAATCACCCAGAAACCATTAGGAAACAAAGGGCAAGATGGCGTTTCTTTCTTGTTTAGCGCCAACACCAATTCACCCTTATTACCCGTGTCACAAGTTGCTTCCGGTGGTGAGATAGCGCGCGTCATGTTGTCATTAAAGGCTATGATTAGTGGGGCCGTCAAACTTCCTACCATCATTTTTGACGAAATAGATACGGGCGTGAGTGGTAGTGTTGCCGAGAAAATGGCATACATCATGGACGAAATGGGCAAGAACGATCGGCAAGTCATCAGTATAACTCATCTTCCACAAATCGCTGCCCTTGGAAAAACTCACTATAAGGTAAACAAGTCTGAATTAAAAGATAGTACGGTAAGCAATATGTACGAACTTAACCAAGACCAACGTGTACAGGAAGTGGCTCAGATGCTGAGTGGAAGTAATGTCACAGAAGCGGCTCTTGCCAACGCACGCGAACTTTTAAATATGAAATAAATAGCACAATGATACATCCAATACAATCAAGAACAATTCTAACCCTCACCACCCTCATTGCCTTGCTGCTAGGGGGACATTCCCAGGTTTACGCACAGTCTGCAAATGTAAAAAAGGCAGCAAAATCTGTTTTCTCATTAACTACGTTCAAGGCCGATGGAACCTTGCTTAGTTCAACACGTGGTGTATTTGTTGGAGAAAATGGAGAGGCAATCAGCACATGGAAACCTTTTGTGGGAGCCGACAGTGCTGTAGTGATTGATGCTCAAGGCAAGGCCATGACAGTTGACGTTATGATTGGAGCGAACGAACTATATGACGTATGCAAGTTTAAAGTAGTAGGAAACACCACTCCTGCAAAAATTGCTTCGTCTACCTCGAAGGTGAATGAGAAAGTTTCTATCGTAGGCTATTCCATCAAATCACTTGATATCAAGCAAGTGCCAATCCAAAAGGTGGAAACCTTTATGGATAAGTACGCCTATTATATCTTCTCTTCCGAAGCACCGGCGAACAAGGAAGGCTGCCCATTCGTGAATGCCAAGGGTGAGGTCATTGGTATATTGCAACATGCCAACAGTGCCGAAGAGACGCATGCTGTGGATGCAAAGTTCATGAACGACATGAAAGTAAACACCGGACTGAGCATTGCAGACCCCGTTTTGCGACAAACTTCTATTCGCACACAAATGCCAAGCAAGGAGTCAGAGGCACTGGTCATGCTGATGATGTCAAGAGAACAGAATCATAAGAACTATCTCAAATATGTGCAAGACTTTAAACGTCTGTTCCCGCAA
Encoded proteins:
- the recN gene encoding DNA repair protein RecN; translated protein: MLKQLHIQNFTLIDELDINFYPGFSVITGETGAGKSIILGAIGLLMGNRADTKLIRTGKDKCLIEAHFDVSKYNLLHFFEENDIDDDATDCIVRREIYSSGKSRAFINDTPVPLVTMKELGEQLIDIHSQHQNLLLNQEDFQLQVVDIITQDSKSLAQYQACYQEYKKAAEQLEELKADIAKSQENEEFLRFQYGELAQAQLVEGEQEAIEQELATLEHAEEIKTALYQSEQLLSAESVGVIEALRTITQQLDGIKEVYSPIEEVAQRTESCYIELKDIENEIQNKTENIEFDPQQLAKLQERIDLINALEHKFHVETITELLTQQKLIKKQLEHIDHSDEELQKLQAHVDQLLKDCTKKANQLTTIRQKAAKTIEKEMSSRLVPLGIPNIRFKVEITQKPLGNKGQDGVSFLFSANTNSPLLPVSQVASGGEIARVMLSLKAMISGAVKLPTIIFDEIDTGVSGSVAEKMAYIMDEMGKNDRQVISITHLPQIAALGKTHYKVNKSELKDSTVSNMYELNQDQRVQEVAQMLSGSNVTEAALANARELLNMK